The Thermococcus sp. genomic interval GATCCTCTCGGCCAGCTCGCGTTTGCTCATTCTGGGCAGTTTCTTGGTGAAGTCCCTGCCCACGAGAACGACCTCGTTCTCCTCGCTGCCAAAGGCCCTGAGCGTGTTGGCCACAACGAGGTCACTTCCTGCCCGTTCAATCTGTTTTCTCGCTTCTCTAACGAGTTCTTCATCACTCAGACCGGTCTCTGCCTTGAACCCAACCAGAAAAACGTCCGGCTGGAGTTCCTTTATTCTGTCTATTATCTTCGGCGTTGGTTCAAGCTCAAGGGTCAGAGGTTTTCCGCTCTTTATCTTCACGCTGGCCTTTTCCTTAACGCGGAAGTCGCTAACCGCCGCTGCGAGGACGACGATATCGTATTTTTTAGACCTCAGCTCGTTCTCTATCGCCCGGAGCATCTCCTCGACGGTCTCGACCTCAATCTGGTTCTCCACGAAGCTCGGAACACTCCCCTTCGTCCTGATGAGCGTTACCTCGGCCCCCCTGAAGTCGGCTTCCTCCGCTATGGCCACTCCCATCCTGCCGCTGCTCGCGTTCGTGATGTAGCGGATGGGGTCTATGTACTCCCTCGTCGCACCGGCCGTTACGAGAACACGCTTTCCTTCGAGCGTTTTTGGGTGGAGTTTCCTGATCACGCGGTAGACTATTTCCTCCATCGTCGCAACCTTGGCTTTGCCCTCCTCGAATCTCGGCCCTATGAACTCGACGCCGAGTTCTTTGAGCTTCTCAATGTTCTGAACGACGATCGGGTGCTCGTACATGCTGGAATGCATCGCGGGGGCAATCATGATGGGCGTGTGGGCGAAGGCCGTTGTCACGACGGTCGTAACAGGCGTGTCGTCTATGCCGCAGGCGATTTTCCCTATCGTGTTGGCAGTGGCGGGGCAGACAAGGATTAGGTCGGCCTTGTTCTCGTGCTCCCCGGCGAGTTCGACGTGCTCTATGAAGCCTGTAATCTCCGTCACGACCGGATTCCCAGTGGCGAATTCCATCGCGTAGGGGTGGATTATCTTGGTGGCGTTCTCGCTCATGACGGCGTGTACCTCTGCGCCGTGCCTTATCAGCTCCCTCGCGAGCTTGACGCACTCCACAGCTGCTATACTGCCCGGAATTGCAAGGACGATTTTCTTCCCGAGAAGCTTCCGGCTCTTGGTGGCGTGAATAAGCTTAACATGATGAAGCATGATGGCACCTCCAGAAGGGGTTGCACTAACTCATATATAATACTTAGGAGGCTCAGAGCTCCCTCACGGCGTCATCTTCGAACTTGCTCACCTCTTCCTTCGTTCCCACCCACACGACTATTGTCGGCTCGACCGTTATCATTCCATCTCGTATCATGGGTTTTATCTCCCCTATGGCCTTCTCGATCTTGTATCCCCTGTCAACGGCCTCTATTATTATGGGGAGGTCCGTTGAGAGCCTCATAACGTCAGCCGAGTGAACCTTGCTCTTCTTACCGAACCCGTAGATGCCCCGGTAGACGGTCGCACCGGCGATGCCCATCCTGCGGAGCTTCTCCACTATCGCCTTGTAGAGGGGCTTTCCGTTAAAGCGGTCGTTCTCACCTATGTAGATGCGAAGGCGAAGCGTGTTCCAGTGCTCGACTTCAACCACAAGATCACCTCCTTGCAAGGACGAACCCGAGGAATATTAGGCCTATTGTGATTATAACGTTTGCCGAGATGTTCAGAAGGGCCAAAGAGTACTCCCTCTCGCGCAGGAGTGAAAAAGTCTCGTAGGAGAACGTCGAAAAAGTGCTTAGTGCCCCGCAGAAGCCCGTTCCAAAGAAAAGCCTCCACTCGGCTGAAATTCCTATGCCCCAGAAGAGCAGGCCGTACAGATAGCCCAGAATCAGGCTGGCTATGCTGTTTACGAGGAGGGTCCCAACTGGAAAGTCCTTGTAAACCGGGAGTAAGCCCGAGATATAGAACCTTGCCAGCGCGCCCAAGGCGCCACCGAGCATTATTGCGGCAATTATCCTGACGTTCATTTTTCTCACCCTGCGTTCTAGCCTTCCCGTTTCCCGAGGGTGCGTCGTGTGACCCCTACTTAAGATTTTGGGATGTCAAGGATAGGGCCCTCACAGAAAAGCTCTAGTCTGAGCTTTCATCATTTTTTCCGCCGAAGTTGAGGTAGTAGTGTATCTTCTCCTCGACTTCGCTGTAGTCCCTCTTCGGAAGCCCCAGCTGTTCCCGGAGCCTTTTGTTCTCGGCGATCATGGCCGAAAGCTGTATCGCAAGGTTCTGGTTGTCCATCGCAATATAGTATGAGCGGAACTTTAGGGGGGACCATTTGCCTTCCAGCTCGTAGAGCTCCCCATCAAGCCGGGCTATTTCCTCCTGGAGCTTTTTAAACGTCGTCTCGTTGGCTTCGGGGTCGTCATCAATGTAGCCGTGCAGGAGGATTATCCTGATCGCCTCCTCAACCCGGAAATCGTAGCGTTCACAGAGCTCCCTAATTTTCTCAAAGGTCTCGTCCGCAATCTTGAACGTTACCCGTCGCCAGCCCCTCTTTGGCCTCACGGTGATCTTCATTTCTTCATCGCCTCCAGCTCCGCTCTAAGCCTCTTGTTCTCCTCGCTGAGCTCTTTCCGGAATGCCATCAGAAATTCCTTGTCTCGCTTTGCCATCTTTTCAAACTCCACGAGTTCGGCATAGCTTGCCCTCATCTCAGCAAGTTTTTTCTCCACCCTGTCCTTTCCTTCGAGAAGGAGGCGGAGCTTCAGAACCCTGAGCGTCCTCTCCAGCCCCTCCAGGTCTCGGAACCTTCTCTCTATCTCGTGTTTGTTCTCCCTTATCGCCTTCAGTTCCTCGTTTGTGACCTCTATCTCCACGGGAACACCCTCCTTGACTTTTTGTTGCCGGTTCTCTTCACTGTCACGCCCGTTTCAAGACCCTTCAGGGCTTCTATCGTCAGTGGAAGTGCCGATATCTCCTCCTTCGTTGGCCGCTCCTTGGCCCTGTAGTCGAACTTGTCAATGAACGCACCAAGCCTTTCCCTGAGTATCTTCAGCTTTTCAATTTGGACCATCTTCAGCCTTTCAGCCGCAGTGGGATCCCCCCGCTGGAGAATTTGCAGGAGCATTCTGTAATGATGCCTGCACAGTACCGATTCGGAGCGCTCGTATTCGGGGAGGAGTTCTTCAATCCTTTCCGCAAATGCCTCTACTGTGCTTCTCTCCTTCTCCTCCATTAACCTGCAGAGGAAGCATTCTCCCTCCTCCGGAGTCTCGCCCCGCTCAAGGTACGTTATGTACGTCCTGAGCATGTGCTCGTAGATTATGGCCACACCCAGCGGCCCCAGCAGCGGTTCCGAATACGCTTTTCCCAGGGTCTTCCATGCGTGGTAGGTGCAGAGACCGAGGCTCTCCTTGAACTTCTCCCTCACGCCCGGGTTGTTCACGTGTTCGTACAGGATTGTGTCTATCTCGGACTCCTCGTATTTGCGGAGTATTCTGCAGACGGGACACCCCTCTCCGAGGGCATCCCTTAGATACATACCTATCAAGTCCATGCCTACCACTCAGATGAATCTCTTCATGAAATCCAGTACCGCTAGGGCCCTATACGTGTTCTGGAAGTTTGAAATGCCCAGTTCCAGCGAACGCCTGAAGCCGCCGTTGGGGTTCTGGAGTGTCCGAATGAACCTTATGTGCCTCTTGGGGCAGTTCGGTCTTTCACCCTGCAGTTCCAGACCCCTCGTCGCGTAGAATGTCGGCTCAAGGTATGGTGGAAGGCTGTAGGGAACCTCCGTAAACCCGCCCCAGTCGCCGCAGAGCTCGCAGTTTCTAAAGTGGGGGCTCTTTGGCGGCCTGTACCCAAGGGCGTTCAGGGTATAGAGCGCCTGATACGTCATCGTCGTCGTTGGCTGCCTCACCCCGAATCCGTTCCCGTTCCTAAAGCGCATTACGAATTCCCTTATTTTCTCTCTTGTTTCACTGTCAAAGCGGTATCCTATGGCCTTAAATGCCTTGACGACCCAGTACGTTGCCTCCAGCGGTGTTGCCGTTCCAAACTCCTCGCTCCCGCCCAGACCCACGGCGAACCTGTCCTCCAGGGGGTTGTACTTGGTGAAGATTATGTCCACATGCTTCATCGCCACGTCCTTTGCACCGAGGATCGCCAGGCCTTCCATAGCCATGGCTATCGCAACGACCGCCGTCTGGGGCTGTATTGCGTTTTCAAAGAATTCGATGGTCTTTTCCTTCTCTGGAACATCCAGACCCAGGAGATCGTGGATTTTTACGGCGTAATACGTGTCGTTGACGTTGGTGTCGTTGAGGACACTGACAAAACAGTATCCTCCGTCCTCATGGCGCCTCTCCTTCGTATACCGGATGATCAGATCGACGTTAACGAACCTTCCAATTTCATAAAGCTTCGAGCCCATTCTACCGCCTCCTCAAGCTTTTGACGGAGAACAGGCGTCATCAGCCCCTGGCGGGCGGTTCGGCTCGAAGCCCGGGCGGACGCCATCGCCCGAAAAACCATCTGAAAGACGTTTAAAAACGTTTGTGGTGCAATTACCTAATAACCTAAAAATTTAATAAGCATAAAACGGCCTTTCATTTGTGATGAAATCATGGAATTCATAGCCTTCACCTACGCTGGAAACTTCGTGAAGGAGGAGGTAATAAAGGAAGTTGTGTTCACCGTATTTGATGAGGCGAATCGTTTCTTTGAGGAGAACGGCCTTCCGCTCAGGTTTCTCTACATCGGAAAGCTAAAGCTGGAGCCCGGTTACCTGATAAACATATACACCTCAGGGGGGAAGATACGGGCTTATCCCATCGAAGTCCTTGTGGAGGTTCTCCACGCCAAGCTCCTCAACGAGATAGAGGAGAGGCCGAACATAAAGATGAACAAGATATTCGCCCTGACCACGTTCCCCCTCGTTTCCCGCAATCCGTATTTTGACTTCTACGAGAAGTTCTTGGGGATACACGAGACCTTGATCGGGTTGAGGGTAATGGTTCTGTCAATGAAGCCCTTCGAACCGCCTGAACTCTCCGAATTCCTGAAAAGGGCTGATGAGGAGGGTGTATCTGAAGAAGAAAAGGCCCTCATAAAAGGGGAGCTTGAGCTCTTCAAAAACCGCCTCCTCAAGGGTGTCCTCCACGAGGTTGGCCACAGCTTCGACCTCGGCCACTGCTCAAACCAGTGCGTCATGAACTCCCCATCAACGATGGAAGAATGGGACTCCAGAATGCTCGGCTACTGCGATTCCTGCTTTATCAGCCTCAAGAGGGCAGTCGAGTGGTCCGAACGCAGTCCCCGTGGGGAGTAGGGTAAAAAGTTTTAGGCCCTTGGGCGTTAGTTCACACTGATGTGGCTCGGCCGTGGTTCCAAGTGGGAAGACGAAGGAGCAAGGGAGGCGCTGCCACGCTACTTCTCGATTCTTGAAGGGACGGAAGAGCCCGTATTTTCCATCTCAAAACGGGTTGAGGTCAGGTTTGAAGATAATCTCCCGCTTGATGAGCTGTGGAACCTCCATGCCGAGGGTATGGACAGGTTAAGGGAAAACGACCTGAGGGAGAAACCCGAGAACAACCTCCTGGAGCTCAAGGCGTTGATTGCCAGCAGGATTATGGAATCCTGCACACTGTGCGAGATAAAGTGCCGCGTGGACAGGAGGGAGTACATTGGCTACTGCCGCGTGGGGGAGAGCCTCGTGGCGAGCGACTTCCTTCACTACGGTGAAGAACCGGAGCTAGTGCCTTCCTACACTGTCTTCTTCTCCGGCTGCAACTTCCGCTGCGTCTTCTGCCAGAACTGGGACATAAGTCAGTACCGCGTTGGGATTGAGCACGTCCCCGAGTTCATGGCGTTCAAAATCGAGGAGGCGTTCAGGAGGGGTGCCAAGAACGTCAACTTCGTCGGCGGCGAACCGACGCCGAATCTGCCTTTCATCGTTGAGACTTTGAGGCACGTCAGCGTCCCCATCCCTGTCGTCTGGAACTCCAACATGTACATGAGCGAGGATGCCATGAGGCTCCTCGACGGCGTTGTTGACGTTTATCTGGCTGACTTTAAATGGGGAAACGATGGGTGTGCCATGAGGTATTCCAAGATTCCCCGCTACTGGGAGGTCGTGACGAGAAACTTCCTCCTTGCCGCGGAGCACTTTGGGGCTGAGTTCATCGTAAGGCATCTGGTCCTTCCGGGCCATCTTGAATGCTGCACGCGGCCAGTGCTGGAGTGGATAGTGGAAAATCTCGGAAAAGACGTCAGGGTAAACGTCATGTTCCAGTACCGGCCGGAATACCAGGCTGGAGAATATCCGGAGATCAGCAGGATGCTGGAAGGCAAAGAAAAGCAAAAAGCGGCTCGGATTGTCGAGGAGCTTGGTTTCAGAAACGCCCTTGTTGGCTAGCCGCCAGCTCTGGCGAGTCTCAGGGTTTCCATAAAGCGCTGGATCTCATCCTCCACCCCTTCGATGAGGACACTCCATCGCGGCATGCCGTGGAACTCTTCCGTCTCTTCCACGCTGATGGAAACCCTAGCCCCTGACTTTCTGAGTATCTCCCCCAGCTCCCCGGGGGGAATTGCGGTTGTTATCTGCAGCCTCATACTCCAAACTCGACACGACCTGTTTTATGATTTCCGGAACCGTAAAGTTTATAAAGAATTGCACATATGTAATATTACAATTACACATGCAGAGGTGATGTGACATGAAGAAGTTGCTGGCTGGATTTATGGCATTGGCCGTGTTTGGCCTTGTATTTGGGGCCGTTGCGGCCTATCAGGGCACCCCGGGGCCGAACCCGGAGGTTGAGAGAAGCGCCACACCAATGGCCTACGCCAAGGGCTACGGGCAGGGCCACGGCGGCATGATGGCTGGAGAAGGCACACCCTACATGGGGCTCGGTGTAAGGTCCGCCAACCTAACCGAAGTGAGCGTTGACCCGGCCGAGGTAACCGACTATCTCGCCCAGGTTTCAATTGAAGAGTTCACGAACAACCGCGGCATAACCGTCCAGAAACTCGTCTACGACGGCGACTACGTTGGAAAGGTCGTCGGTGACTACAACCTCGGCGAGCTGGACGTTTATGCCGCCTACGAGACCCTGCATGGGGTTAAGGTCTTCCTGGCCTATGATGGCAACATAGTGGGCTTCGTTCTTATGAAGTGAGCCCACTGCCTCCTTCACTTTTTGTTTTTAAGTTCTGAAATATATCTTCTATGAACCGCCGACCAGCCTTTTCGCTTCCTCCAGAACCTTTGCCGCGTGCCCTTTTGCCCGGACGTTGAGCTTCTTCCAGACAACCTCACCGTCTGGGTTGAATATGAACGTGCTCCTGATCACTCCCTCGTACTCCTTGCCATAGCGCTTTTTCTTGCCCCAGGCACCGAGGGCCTTTATGAGTTCCCCTTCCGGATCGCTGAGCAGCCGGATTCTTAGGCCGTGTTTCTCCTTGAATTTTATGTGGCTCTTTACTGAGTCCTTTGAAACTCCGATAACCTGAAAGCCCAGTTTTTCGAACTCTGGGAGGAGCTCCGTAAACTCTTTTGCTTCCGCTGTGCAGCCGGGCGTGTTGTCCCTGGGATAGACGTAGAGAACGGTCCATTTCCCGAGGACAGCATCCTTAAGACTTATCTCTTCCCCATTCTCATCGAAGACCCTGACATCCAGCGGGTTCATACGACCACCGAAGTAATTAGGGTAACCTAACTCATAAACGTTTCGGGTGGGATAAGGTTATTTAGGAGTTAGTCTGAATTGTACTTCCAGGTGGGAACATGAGGCTGCCATCTCATAAGACCAAGATAGTTGCCACGATAGGCCCATCCTCAATGAAGCGAAAAACCATCGAGGCGATGATAAAGGCCGGGCTGAGCGTCGCGAGGATAAACTTCGCCCACGGCGACCTGGAACAGCATGCGAAGACTGTTGAGCTTGTGAGGGAGGCCTCGCAGAGGTTGAACCGTCCCGTGGCCATCCTTGGAGACCTTCCGGGGGTAAAAATCCGCGTGGGGGAGATACAGAACGGCTCGGTCACGCTAAGGCGCTGGCAGACGGTTGTCCTGACAACGAGGGACATCATCGGAACCGAAGCGGAGATACCAGTGGAGTTCAAAGAGTTTCCCAGGATGGTGTCAAAGGGGGATGTGATTTATCTAAGCGACGGATTCATAGCGCTCCGGGTGGAAGATGTCCGCGGACAGGACGTTGTCTGCAAAGTCCTTGTGGGTGGGACGCTCTTCTCGCACAAGGGCATCAACGTCCCGAAGGCCAGGATGGCCATTGATGCGGTGACCGACAGAGACTTAAAGTTCATTGAGTTCGCCATCGAACACGGCATCGACGCCGTCGGGATAAGCTTCGTCGGCTCTGCCTACGACGTTCTCAAAGTCAGGAGGTTCGTAGAAGATAAGAACGGAAGCCTCTTCATAATAGCCAAGATAGAAAGGCCCGACGCCGTGAAAAACTTTGATGACATTCTCTGTGCCGCCGATGGGATAATGATAGCAAGGGGGGACCTGGGCGTTGAAATGCCCATTGAAAAGCTCCCGGTTCTTCAGAAGAAGCTGATACACAAGGCCAACGCTGCCGGTAAGCCCGTGATAACGGCCACCCAGATGCTGGAGAGCATGACAGAGGAGAAGCTGCCAACGAGGGCTGAAGTTACAGACGTGGCAAACGCGATCCTCGATGGAACGGACGCCGTGATGCTCTCAGAGGAGACTGCCGTTGGGAAGTATCCCGTCGATGCGGTCAGGATGATGGCAAAGATATCAAAGACGATAGAGGCGTACCGTGACTCCCAGTGGTCTACCCGCATAATCGAATGGAAGATGACTCGCTGGAGCGAGAAGAGTCCCAGAAAAGGCACCATAAAGGACACGATAGCCAGGAGCATAATAGAGGCCCTGAACTCGATGGACATTAAGTACATCCTGACCCCGACGAGAACCGGAGAGACTGCGAGGCTTATCTCCCGCTTCAAGCCCAAGCAGTGGATTCTGGCATTTGCAACCGATGAACACGTTGCGAGGAACCTGATGTTCTCCTACGGTGTATATCCATTCGTTGTGGAGGAGACCAGCGAACGGGAGATACTGGGGCTGATCAAGGGGTTAGGTATAGTGAAGGAAAACGACCCGGTTCTCCTCACGAAGGGGACACCGATAGGAAAGACCGCCGGAACGAACACCATCAGGATATTCTTGGTTTGACCCTAAATTTTTTAGAGCCCCTATGCGATACACCCCTAGTTGAGGTGTGTCTATGAACGGAGACCAAATTATCGGCATGGTGATTATTGTTGGTGCCTACGGTTTAATGCTCTACCTTCTCCACGCATCCAATCACGCAATAGCTGAAATGAAAAGGCGCAGAATTGAGCGTCGAAGAAGGTACGCCAAGAAGAGGGTGGGGCATGTCCTTGAAGTTCAAAGGACTACGAGGCATAGGAGGAGATAAAATGGAGAACGGGGAAACGATCGAGCTTTCCAGAGGGCTCTCGCTCATGCATCTAATGATGATGGGTATGGGGATGATGATAGGAGCTGGCGTCTTCGTTGCGACTGGTTATGCCATTGGTTTTGCAGGCTCAGGAGGAATACTGGTTGCCTTCGCTCTCAACGGTCTCATCGCTTTCTTCTCAGCGATGTCCTTTGCCGAGCTCGCCTCGGCCCTTCCTACAGCGGGAGGTGCATACACATACATCGACGAGGCCTTCAAGGGGCTGGTTGGCTTTATCTCTGGCTGGATGAACTGGTTCGCGCTGACGGTAGCTGGCAGTCTCTACGCCATAACCTTCGCAACTTATACGGTTTTTCTCTTTGAGGGAACGGACTGGTTCACCAGCATCAACCTCGAGCACGAGCTCATCATCAAGCTCCTCGCGCTGGCCATAGCACTCGTGTTCATTGCCATAAACTACATCGGCGTCTCCGAGACTGGGAGTATAGAGAACTTAATAACCCTCGGCCAGATGGGGACGCTTGCCTTCATCGGGCTGTTCTCAGTCTACTACATCTTCGTTCACCCCGAGAAGCTCGCCCACTTTAACGACTTCGTTCCCAATGGCTGGGACAAGATACTGATGGCTATGGGGTTCACCTACGTCGGATTCGAGGGCTACGAGGTCATAGCACACGCCGGCGAGGAAGCAGTCAACCCGAAGGAGACCGTTCCGAAGGCCATACTCTACTCAGTCGCAGCAGTTACCGCCACGTACCTCATCTTCGCCTTCGCGGCTATAGTGGGTGCAGAGCCGGGCAACGTGCCGGTTCACGAGTGGTTTGCCGAACTCGGAGCAGTGGGGATGGGTGAGGCCATAAAGGACCTGATGCCCTACGGCGGCCTTCTAATAACCCTCGCCGCGATATTCTCCTCGACGTCTGCTCTAAACGCAACCATCTATTCTTCCACGAGAGTTCTCTTCGCGATAAGCAGGGACGGTAGGCTCCCCAGAATCTTTTCAAGGATACACCCTGTCAGGAGGATTCCCCATTATGCTCTCTTTGCTTCTTCTATCATTGTCCTCACCATCGCTGCAATCTTTCCCATAGAGGATGTCGCTGCTAGTGCCGACATAGTCTTCCTCTTAATATTCCTCCTCGTCAACGCGGCGGTGATAAAGATAAGGAATGAAAGGGGAGATGAGCTTGACTATGGTTTCCTTATGCCATATTTTCCATACATCCCCCTGCTCGCGATACTCTTCCAGGCGATACTTTCGCTCTGGGTCTTCAACGTCAGCCCAACCGCTTGGGCCATCACGATAGCTTGGGTCGTCATCGGGCTCATCGTATACAGGAGTTACGAAGGGGCCAGGGTCGAGCCCTTCAGGTTCGAGCGTGAGACGGTCTTTGAGGAAGCCAAGCCCGCGAGATACCGCATAATGGTGGCTGTTTCCAACAAGGAAAATGCAGGGGTTCTGACGAAATACGCGGAGGCAATAGCCGAACGCGTCGGTGGTGAGCTGCTCATAGTGAGCGTTGTCACTGTCCCAGAACAGACTCCACTTGAAGAGGCCAGACACTTCGCGAATGAGGCTATAGAGGCGATCAAAGAGGCCAGGGCCCACACCTCTGGAAGGGTCGGCGTCGAGGGCATCATCTACTATTCTCACAGCGTCTACAGGGGAATAATGAGTGCCGTCCGGGATAAAAAGGTCGACCTCCTCATCCTTGGCTGGGAAGGACGCTCCCGGTGGGGCAAGTACGTCCTCGGGAGCAATCTCGACAGGATAGTCAAGAACGCGCCCTGCAACGTCGTTGTTGTAAAGCCTGGTGATACGGAGGAGCGGGAGAAAATCGAGAACATACTCTTCCCGACGAGGGGAGGTAAACACGCCAGAATGAGCGCCGAGCTGGTATCCCTTCTAGCGGAGATATACAATGCCCAAGTCACTGTTCTCACAGTCAAATCCGGAGAGGATGAGAAGAAACTCAGGGAAAGACTCACACCCATAGTGGAGAAGATATCAAGGGCCAATCTAAGGATTGTGGAGGGGGAACCGGTTCACGCAATACTGGAAGAGTGCAGGAAGCACGACTTAGTTGTCATGGGTGCCACGAGGGAACCGCTCTTCAAAAGGCTCATCTTCGGGGAAGTTCCTGAGAAAGTGGCCGGAAAGTGCAGGAGGACGGTGTTGCTTGTCAAGATAAACCGGGGCATAAGGGCTAGGATAAACCGTCTTGTGGGCAGGCGCGTGGAGTAAAACAGAATTTTTTAGCCTTTCATTTTTTGTGTTTTGCCTTAACAATCATTATAAATCCCTTCCTCTCATTATCCCATATGAGGACGTTTATAGTCAAAGCCAACAAAGCTCATACCGCCCCGGACTTCAATCTCAGGGATCTCCCGGGGACGAGCGGCAGAATAGACCTCCTGTGCAGGGCTCTCAACTCGGCCTTCCTCCTATCCCACGGCTTCAGAAAAAACGTCAGGGTGTGGTTGAGCCTCTACGGCCCACCGGACCCGCCCAAGGCAATAAGGTTCGAGGGAAGTGAGATAAAGCCGAAGACCCTCAACCCCGATGAGCTCAGCACCGCCAAGCTGATAATTCGTGCGCTTAAAGCCTCCAAAGGCTTGAAGGAACCGAGCAAAGAGGTCCAGGTTCTGCCAGGCATCTATGTGAGCAACATGACCTTCGAGGACATCGTCAGAAGAACGCTCAAGGGTTCTGCCCTCTACTACCTCCACGAAGAGGGGAAGCCGATAACCGGCGAGCGTTTCCCTCAGAACGTTGCCTTCGTCCTTGGTGACCATGAAGGCCTGAGAGAAGAAGACGAGGCCTTCCTTGCGGGAATAGCACAAAAAATAAGCGTTGGGAAGAAGAGCTATCTGGCATCCCACGTGATTGCCTACGTAAACATTTTCCTCGATTCCCTCACTCCTCCGCCCTGAGCTTCAGCGATGTGTGCTCCTGCTTGAGTTCCTCCAGTTTCTCAAGTATCTTTTCGCTGGTCTCCCTGAGCTGCAGCGCCAGCTCTTCAAGCTCTTTTATCTGCTCTTCCAGCGCCCTCTCGCGCTCCTCGATTTCCTCCATAGCCATTGCGAGCTTCTCCTCCTCGCTCTTCCTGTAGACTTCGATGCTCAGTCCCTCGTAGTCCCACTTGATGGTTCCATCTTCGATCCTGAACGGAACGGTTATCCTGATGACGTCGCTCTTCTCGACGCCGAGCTCCTGGAGCTTCTCGAAGATTTTCTGGTTCAGCTCTCCCGCCGCTCTGACGACCTCTCTGGGGTCAACTTTCTTCCGCGTCAGTGCGAAGAGAACGCGTCTCACCTTGTAGGCGTAACCGGAGGCACGGACAAAGCCAGTACTCAGCCTCATGGCCACCACCATAAGTGTTTTATTCTTTGGGAAATAAATAACTAACGGTGAGAAAAATGAACATCCTGATATTTGGCCCTCCCGGAAGCGGCAAGTCCACCCACTCCAGAACAATAACCGAGCGCTATGGTCTGACGTACGTCTCTTCCGGAGACATGATACGTGCTGAAATAGAACGTGGGAGCTCTCTCGGCAGGGAACTGGAGCGGTACCTTGCGCGGGGAGACCTGATACCTGACACGGTTGTCAACACGCTGATAATCTCTCGGCTGAGGCGTGACAGGAGGAACTTCATCATAGACGGCTATCCAAGAACCGCGGAACAGGTTCTGGCCCTTGAGAACTACCTCTACGACCATGGCATGAGCATAGACGTCGCCATGGAGATATCCATCTCCAAGGAGGAGAGCGTTGAGAGAATCTCGGGAAGAAGAATCTGCTCCAAGTGTGGCGCGGTCTATCATCTAAGATATCGCCCTCCGAAAGTTCCGGGAAAGTGTGACGTTTGCGGCGGAAGACTCGTGCAGAGGGAAGACGACAGGCCGGAAATAGTTGGAAGACGCTACGACCTCTACATAAGAAACATGGAGCCGATAATCAAGTTCTACAAGAAACAGGGCGTGTATGTAAGAATAGACGGGCACGGCGGTATAAACGAGGTCTGGGAGAGGATAAGACCCCTCCTGGATTACATCAGGAACCGGGAGTCCCTTTCCGGAGGAGGCCCATGAGCTCCCGAACTTCCTCACTCTGGGCGAGTTCCTCGGCTTCTTTCTCTATCTCAACCTTTCTTTTGAGAATCGAGGCCAGAGCCTTGTCCTCCGGGTCTATGATCTTGACCTCAAGCGGAAAGACCCTCTTGGTTAGGGTTTTGATGTATGTCCCCGCCTTGTATCTAATTTTCTTTTCAAGCTCGCCCTTTTCCTCCGGGGAAAGAAGACGGTCCGTTCTCAGGACTATCGTTAGCACGTGGGGCTCCTCGAAGGGCACCGTTACCGCAAGGGCTGAGAACTCCACGTTCCACTCCCTT includes:
- the coaBC gene encoding bifunctional phosphopantothenoylcysteine decarboxylase/phosphopantothenate--cysteine ligase CoaBC, with amino-acid sequence MLHHVKLIHATKSRKLLGKKIVLAIPGSIAAVECVKLARELIRHGAEVHAVMSENATKIIHPYAMEFATGNPVVTEITGFIEHVELAGEHENKADLILVCPATANTIGKIACGIDDTPVTTVVTTAFAHTPIMIAPAMHSSMYEHPIVVQNIEKLKELGVEFIGPRFEEGKAKVATMEEIVYRVIRKLHPKTLEGKRVLVTAGATREYIDPIRYITNASSGRMGVAIAEEADFRGAEVTLIRTKGSVPSFVENQIEVETVEEMLRAIENELRSKKYDIVVLAAAVSDFRVKEKASVKIKSGKPLTLELEPTPKIIDRIKELQPDVFLVGFKAETGLSDEELVREARKQIERAGSDLVVANTLRAFGSEENEVVLVGRDFTKKLPRMSKRELAERIFDEIISILG
- a CDS encoding DUF190 domain-containing protein, with product MVEVEHWNTLRLRIYIGENDRFNGKPLYKAIVEKLRRMGIAGATVYRGIYGFGKKSKVHSADVMRLSTDLPIIIEAVDRGYKIEKAIGEIKPMIRDGMITVEPTIVVWVGTKEEVSKFEDDAVREL
- the crcB gene encoding fluoride efflux transporter CrcB, whose translation is MNVRIIAAIMLGGALGALARFYISGLLPVYKDFPVGTLLVNSIASLILGYLYGLLFWGIGISAEWRLFFGTGFCGALSTFSTFSYETFSLLREREYSLALLNISANVIITIGLIFLGFVLARR
- a CDS encoding DUF6062 family protein; this encodes MDLIGMYLRDALGEGCPVCRILRKYEESEIDTILYEHVNNPGVREKFKESLGLCTYHAWKTLGKAYSEPLLGPLGVAIIYEHMLRTYITYLERGETPEEGECFLCRLMEEKERSTVEAFAERIEELLPEYERSESVLCRHHYRMLLQILQRGDPTAAERLKMVQIEKLKILRERLGAFIDKFDYRAKERPTKEEISALPLTIEALKGLETGVTVKRTGNKKSRRVFPWR
- a CDS encoding peptidase M54 encodes the protein MEFIAFTYAGNFVKEEVIKEVVFTVFDEANRFFEENGLPLRFLYIGKLKLEPGYLINIYTSGGKIRAYPIEVLVEVLHAKLLNEIEERPNIKMNKIFALTTFPLVSRNPYFDFYEKFLGIHETLIGLRVMVLSMKPFEPPELSEFLKRADEEGVSEEEKALIKGELELFKNRLLKGVLHEVGHSFDLGHCSNQCVMNSPSTMEEWDSRMLGYCDSCFISLKRAVEWSERSPRGE
- a CDS encoding radical SAM protein; protein product: MWLGRGSKWEDEGAREALPRYFSILEGTEEPVFSISKRVEVRFEDNLPLDELWNLHAEGMDRLRENDLREKPENNLLELKALIASRIMESCTLCEIKCRVDRREYIGYCRVGESLVASDFLHYGEEPELVPSYTVFFSGCNFRCVFCQNWDISQYRVGIEHVPEFMAFKIEEAFRRGAKNVNFVGGEPTPNLPFIVETLRHVSVPIPVVWNSNMYMSEDAMRLLDGVVDVYLADFKWGNDGCAMRYSKIPRYWEVVTRNFLLAAEHFGAEFIVRHLVLPGHLECCTRPVLEWIVENLGKDVRVNVMFQYRPEYQAGEYPEISRMLEGKEKQKAARIVEELGFRNALVG
- a CDS encoding TIGR04140 family protein, translated to MRLQITTAIPPGELGEILRKSGARVSISVEETEEFHGMPRWSVLIEGVEDEIQRFMETLRLARAGG
- a CDS encoding peroxiredoxin, giving the protein MNPLDVRVFDENGEEISLKDAVLGKWTVLYVYPRDNTPGCTAEAKEFTELLPEFEKLGFQVIGVSKDSVKSHIKFKEKHGLRIRLLSDPEGELIKALGAWGKKKRYGKEYEGVIRSTFIFNPDGEVVWKKLNVRAKGHAAKVLEEAKRLVGGS